Sequence from the Balearica regulorum gibbericeps isolate bBalReg1 chromosome 15, bBalReg1.pri, whole genome shotgun sequence genome:
TACCACACAGTTCAACACAACAGTTCTTTAAGCTTAAATGCACAAATTCACCTAAAAGCTAATCAGCAAGTAAATGCATGATTTTGGAGACCTCCACTGACCATATGGCCTGTTCCAATGGTGCTCCTTTGATCTGTAAAAATTGTAAAGATGCTATTTTATTATGTGATGAAAAGACATCACGGCatagaggggaaaagaaaaaagaccacAGAACACTACAGAATATCAAATCCCACAGGATAAACAACTACCAGGAGTTGTGTTTTTCCCACACACTAACAAGCCTTGTGCTCATTAATTCTGACAGAGCTGGCCCACGTGGGACTGAGCTGGTGCACTTTTAAAGCCATTTGTCATTGGGTAAGAAAGCTAAACAGAGGTGACAGGCTTTGAGGCTCGAGTAGTTAAGAATCAGCTGGTAATAATAACATGGTGTGGTATAATTGCTAGTCCCTCATCTCTCATGCTAAATTAGACAAATAAGTAATGACACTGTTGTTTTCAATACAGCCTAATTAGAGCTTtgcaaaaaagccccaaccaaACAGCAGAAGTTTCATTTCACCCAGCAAAGGCCACCTGCCAACCACAGGAATTTCAGCCTCTAACCAGGTACAAATACGACCGATCTCAGAGGTCGGGCACGCTTTACTCTCGTCCATACTGGGCACTGAGGAAGCCGTAACCTGCTGAGCGTGGTGTGACTGGGGGCTGAAACTTCGGGTCGATCTGCACCCTTCAGGTGGGAACGTGCTGAGCAGACACAACATGCCTTTCAAGATCTactttgtttaggaaaaaattagATGGGagagtgtatttattttttaacagaatgcCTAACGCTCCAAATGAGCTCATTTCCATATGCCTTAGAGCAGCAACCATCACCTTTAGCCAACCCTCTAGCTAAACAGCCAGTAAAACACGCTTTTGCTGACTTTCCAGCATCCCACGGTGAGATGCAACGACCCGCCAGGAGGCGGCTCTAACACGCCGGCCACAGCCGCGGCCCGGCAGCGTTTCCCTCACAGCGCCGGCCGCGCTCCGCTGCTCACCTCGGGGCCGCCGCCGTCCGCCTTCCGCCTCTTCCGAGCTGCCCGCCGCTCCCCCGCGTCCACACCGGCCCCGGCGGGCCTTTTGTACCCGTTTACGCAGACAGCCTTTGCCATGGCCTAGGGGAAAGCACCGCGGGGTCAGCGCGGAGCGGGGCGACGCCGCCACGGCCCCTCACAGCGGGGCGACAGCCCGGTGCTGGCAGTCAGCACCGGGCCCCGGCGCACTGCCCAACCGCCGGGCGCTCCCCGGGAAGCATCGGGAAGGGGGATCGCCCGCAGCCCTGACGCCGTGGGGCCGGTCCCCGGCGGCCGCCCCCTCCGCCCCCGGTCCCCCGAGGAGGGCCCCCGGCCGCGGACCCCACCTCAGCCACGCCGGGCTCTCTGGAGAGCACGCCGTCTCGGCACGCGGCTACCTGCGCCTGCCTGCGGGCGAGGCCAGAGCAGCCGATCCGCCGAGAGCGTGGATGGGGCGGGGCCGCTGCCGCCGGCGGGAGGTTTGAAATGGCCGCCGCGGCGCCGAGGCCGTTCTCGAGCGGtcgctgcccgcccgcccggggCTGAGGGCGGAGATGGCCACCAAGCGCCTGGCCAGGTGCGGGCCGCGGGCCCAGGCACCGGGTTGGGGGGAGAAGGCGGGGAAGCGGGGTATCCCTCCTACCGCGGCTCCTGAGGGGACCGTGCGGGCGAGGCCCCGAGGGGCGCCGGGGCGCTGACGGGATCCGGGGCTTTCGCCCGCCCCGGGGCGCGTAGGGTCGGGGCGAGGCGGACCCCTCGGCACGGAAGGTGCTGAGGCGGTGCTGATGCCGCTGCGGTCcgcaggcagctggggctggcgCGGAGCAGCGGGCGGGGGCGGAgcagcgggcgggcggcggcgggacaGCGCTTCGCTTACCTCATCGTCGTCGACTTCGAGGCCACGTGCTGGCGGGACgcgcggcggcgcggccccgaGATCAGTGagtgcggggcgggggggggggggggggggcggccggtGACCGGACACCGCACAGcagcggcccggccccggggggagGCGCCCGGTGACCGACGGcagcggcccggccccggcggtGCGGGGAGGGGCGGTGGCCGCGGGCCCGACGTTCCTCTGACGGGAGGCGGCTTTGAACGTTGCGTCCTCATTACGTTGCGTTCCTTCTAATTCAACCCCCGTTTAACGCAAACGGGGCCGTTTCAGTGGACAGCTTTAACCGTCCTGGCACcggtttttgggttggtttgtctCGTTTTGTGGCAGTTGAGTTTCCCGCAGTCCTGTTAAACACTTCGACGGGGGAGATTGAATCTGAATTCCACACGTATGTCCAGCCCCAGGAGCATCCTCTTCTCTCTGAATTTTGTAGAGAGCTAACGGGCATCACGCAGGTATAATTGCTATTTCGTTGTATTTTACATCCGTATAAttgctatttacttttttttttttaaacatgcctTTAAAGGGCTAAAGAGAAATCTCAAATGAACGTCCGTGCATACTAACACATACATCTTGCTCTGTTTCATAAAGAATCAGGTTGATGAAGGAGTCCCTCTCAACATTTGTTTATcgcagtttttaaaatggattcaAAAGAtacaaaaggagaagaaaattatatttagttCAGATATTCCAAGTCTTGCTGCTTCAGAAGCAAAACTGTGTACCTTTGTTACTTGGACAggtaaataaaatttacatttgcacataaaaaattaacatttggTGGTGCTAGTGAGATTGCATCTTCACTTCCAGGGAGCCAAAATCCTGGtattagatattttaaatatgtgtaaTATTGGGATAAGACTGAAAATATGAACTCCATTGAATGCTGATGTGCTCATGACATCACcattacatttttctgctttatgtaTAGTGAACTGTGACACCATTCTCAGTGTGTCTAAATGATTTCATGAGGTCTTTGAGATCTTGACCCACCTGAAGTCATTCTTTACTAACAATCGGTATTCACTTATCCTGACCTGTTGCTGCAAGGCCAGTGTTTTTCATGTACAAGGACTTTGTTAGCCTGTGCTAATGAAGCTCGTTAGCCTGTTAGTACGTTGATGTTATGTGCCTTTATGTAGATTTTGAGCCATGTTTAGGCAGACTTTGGGCCAGTTCTTTAGTGATGGattatttgtgggttttttctgtgcaGACTGGGACCTGGGTGTGTGTTTGCAGTATGAGTGTAAAAGGAAGCAGCTGCGaaaacctgacattttaaattcctGGATTGATCTCAAAGCAACATACAGGGTGAGAAGATCGATCGTCTGTGAAACATTTATACCCGTATTATCATCTCAAAGGCTAACTATCTGAGGTTACAAGCCAATATTGTATGTTCCAGTGACTACAGTAACCCATTTGGTTTCTTTCCAGGTTGTTATTGCTCAATAACAAACTGCCCTAGAACTGTGtgaattttaatagaaatctTAATGCTAGGAAAACAACCTGGTGTTATTGTTAGATAAATGAATGATAATCCTAGGAGAATTTTTCGAGCTGCCTTTCCTGACATCTTTTGCTCTGCTTGCTTCGTAACTTCCCTGGTTTTGAGTGCTCTTATTGCTGTGTAGAAAACAGTCATCACCATCTGTTTAGAGGTACTTAAAGGTATAACATGTGAACTGTACTCAGACCAGAAAGTATATTCTGAATAGCATGAATAATACTGAAGAACatgaatgtgtattttcttacaTGGTCTACACTGCAACACAGTTCTCACTTGGGGGCTAACAGCACCTCTGTGCAGTCAATGAAACTTTCCAAGGGTGACCCAGGAGTCTACCTGTCCTGACACTTGGAGCTTAGGCTCTCAATCTAGGTAGCAGAATTAGGTCTCTAAAGAGAAACAGTGTGAATATTCCCCCTTTCTTGTGATCAAATGAGATACGGGGAGTGAGTAGCAGcactttttctcatttaaaaagaacttATACCTATGCCAAATATATCAATGCCTGTGCCTTTTCAATATGCAACGGTTTAAACATCTCAGGATGTTATTTATAGCTGTATTCTTCAATGCTGCACTGTTAAGGCCTTCATCAAGTGCAAATGACTGACTCCAGAGCTAAGACAGACGGGATTAGTTTAAGAGTGAGAAAAGGCATTCGTGGTTCTTTCCATTCTAATTTATTACAGGGTAAGTCACGGTCTTGTGCTTATTTATCCCgactgaaaaattaagataCCTGACTTGCACAATTGCCTTGTGAGATTTATTATTCATAAgataatgtttctgaaatggtTTCCCTTCACTATGAAGAtgctttgaaatgctttatGTTAAGCacctgtgtttttttcccttaggcCTTCTATAATAGGAAGCCTAAAGGGCTAAGTGGTGCTCTGCAGGATTTGGGGATAGCTTTTGCAGGACGGGAACATTCTGGTAAGTATGATACAATGATCTTcagttttttatatatatatatatattttataaagctAAGTAGCTACTATTTAACTTTAGTTAGCTAAACTAGAGTAGCTAGTAATAGCTAGCCACTACTCTAAATAGTAACTATTGTTTCCAGGTTATGCAATGTTCTGGCCaacaaaaacatcaaaagaagAAAGGCTAGATGCTTCAAAGACCAGAGTTTGCTATTTCTAACCAcatgctttatttctgaaatctctCCTAGTGCTATCGAGTGCATGCTCAATGTGATCAATCTCTGAATTGCTAGGgcacaaaagaaaagaggtgGAGGAAGGATAAGGAAACTTGATTTTACCCAATAGCTCTGGACAGCATATTAGTGTTAAGACAATACCAGCAAAATATGATTAATGAATCAGAGCAAGGATTTTAAAACTTGAGGATATAAATTCAGGTCTCCAGATTGGCCCTTCAGATGTTTTAGCACAGGGAattttttggagttttttacTTCCGCCTCCCTTTTTTGAACTAGATAACTATGTGCCGGAGTTCTGTGAATCCCTGTCATTTATGTAAGGCTCACctagatttcatttttcctctaatAAGAACTATCCCCAGTAGcagtttaaaaagaagacattAATATGGCCGTACTTTTGAAGGGTTGGATGATTCTCGGAATACTGCCCGTCTTGCGTGGAGGCTGATTTGTGATGGATGTGTGCTGAAGGTTACTAAATCTTTGGATAAGGTTAGTAACTACTTCATATCTTCACTTCTATTTGCTTTGTAGCCTGGAATGCAGAGGAAAGATGAGCTATTCAAATAATAAACCCAGCATCTTGACTATGAATTGAACAGAACATCCCTAGGCTGATACAGTTATTAATTTTGTGCATTGATTCCTAAAACTTCTGGGTATTCACTTTCCAAAATCTTGTCTTGTTTACGGACTCCCTAGGCACATccaaagaataatttaatttccagaACACCGACTATAAACTTCATTGACAAGACTCCACTGGGAAGTAACAGCAGACCTGAAACATCTAGAGATGGAACTTGTGAAACAAACTCTCTGGCTGAGGAAAGCCAGAACGTTATTGCTGGAATTAAGATAAATTCTAATGTACAAACTGAAGAACAACAGACCACTTGCGTCGATTCCTCTGCAGACATCCGCCTTGTACCTAGGAGCAGCTCAAGGACCAAGTTATGTGCTCAAGCCCAAAGCTCTTCCACAGCATCTCCTGACggatttcctcttcctcttgcGCAGGCGCAGCAATCTCCCAGTACGGTATCAGCAGGCATTCGGCAAGTATTGGGCAAAGGGCACCCTCCGAGTATAGCCAGGTGTGGCCCTCCAGCATGCGGATCAGGACTAGTGCTCGTCTCCACTACCATCTCCTCAGTTAATATCTCCAGTGAGGATATCAGTACTACTTCCGATTGCTTATCGCTGCTGACTGACTGGGAAGATGTCGCTTTAATACCAGAATCTCAATATCAACAAAATTCAGCCTGTGTCAAAGATGACtcaaatacagatattttaacaGAGTTTGAAGAAAAACCAATTTCGAAACAATTGGCTGTGATGAGTTCAGATAATCATAGTATGGGGAGAACCGTAATACCTGTGGAACCCGTGAAATCTATTGTTTATAAAAGTCCTGATACTACTGTCTATAATGTAGGAACAGTACAAAGGCAGACTTcaaatttttcagcttttaagtCACCATCTGCAAAGGTCAATGCTATTTCAGCACAACCAGCATTAACTGGAAATTATTCTACTCCTTTGGAGATTCCTAAAAGAAAGCCAACTAGTCCAAAAATGTTCCCACCAGCAAAAAAACAGTCTTTTGCTATATATGAAGAGAAAACTGCATCTTTTGATCATTCCTTACCTGTAAGAAGTTCAAGTTTGCCCAAAGTGTCTCCCGCCATTCTGAACTCCACACTTGATTTGAATCAGTCTGTAAGAGctgtgaaaaatggaaaaccaaCTCCCCCTCTGTGCAACTGTGGTCGAAGAGCTAAAAAACTGCATGTGTCAAACGGTGGTCCAAATCATGGCAAAGGGTTCTTTTGTTGTCCTGTTGGCAAGCACGAAGGTAATAAGAAAGGTTGCAGCTACTTCAAGTGGGAGCATGCgcttctgaaagagaaatctaATGGTCTCACCCTGAATGCAGATGCTTTGACATCTCTTGGAACTTACGCCAGTAATTTAGGAAATTCTTCCAACAAAAAGCATTTGTCTCTTAGACCCTCTATGAGAACTTGAAAATTGATAATTTTTGTCCAAATCTTAAGTTGATCATGTGTAATATAATCAGGACAGTCAAATGATGTCAGATATAGGTTCTGAGAACGGGACAAAAATGACACTGCTCAGTTAACATACTAATGGAAATTGCTCAAGCATACAAAAATATCAATATATCATAAAGGATCTCATTAATGGAGTGTGAGAGAGAAACAGATAACAGATAAAACTATTAAGAGCTAGAATTAAAGTATAAGCAGCTGTTGCTACAAatcttaaatttctgttttatcatgtattttaaattctttactAGTCCAGTTCTTAAAGAACACTTTAAGgatacagattttatttacaCTTTTTGCTAAATATACTTGTAAAGATTATagctgacttttaaaaatagatttagaaGTTGTCGTACTTCTCAGAAGTGATTCTTCAAGCAATAGTGTTCTCAAACTCTTGCTGGGTTTTTATCctttaaataacaataaagaTAAAATGCTGGTGATGCCtcattaaatactttatttaacATACATCACCTATTGCGCTCTCGACTACATGAGCCTGCCTGCTTTTCTACTGTTAGCTATTAGTGTAGCACCTCAGCCAAATGCTGGAATCGTGTACAAATTTAGTTTAGGTTTGACTAAGATAACTATAGTATAATGTCTTTTACTCTACGTTACTGTGTAAATCTGCAATGTCTTACTTTTTGTAAAAAATCCTATAAAAAAGGAACGAGTACTTCTAATCTTTTCTCCACTCCTTCTGGCGCAGTTCATTTCTTCTGATCTTCCCACTAATAGTTTTTGGCAACTGTTGAACAAACTCCATCTattgggaaagggaggaaattgCAATACAAAGTAAGATACAGTTTAcctaaatttttactttttctttaccttAGTGGCATAAGCTTGTAAGCCACCTAAGAGTTAACACCCACTGTCTTATGGCAGTGGAAATGATTTGGGTATTTGACCACTCACCTTCCTAGGGTACTTGTATGGAGCGGTAACTTTCTTAACATGGTCTTGCAGctctttcatcattttttccaGATCACATGAAGCATAGTCAGATGTTAAAACAACAAAGGCTTTCACTACCTAAAGAAGTTATGGCAGCAATGGTTTAAATGCTAACGAAACAGTATTACACAACGGCAAGATTTGAAACTTTAATCACGCATTTGGGGACAAGCTGCAGAATAATGTATAGGGCAGGCACAGAAAGCTGTGCCAAAGTCCGTGGGTGCTGCCTATTGGTCTGGGTTGTGCAGGCAGATTACATACATTGAATAAAGACTAAAAACTGACAGGGAAAGCTTCAAATAGTGCTTTTGTTATATTGCATTTGGGGCAATTGCCTTGGTCAGTTTTTTCCCTGTGTGGATTCTCCAGTGTCTGATACAAGTAGAAATGCCaacttgaatttattttgttttaatttaaaaaagaaaaaaaaataatccctggATAGACAAATCCCTTGGCAGTTGGGCTTTATTAGCTCTGGTATGCACAAAGCTACTTAAATGTATAAGCTTGTTTGTTTACCTCTCCCCTGATGGGGTCTGGGCTGCTGACAACTGCCGCTTCCACCACTGCAGGATGCTCTACCAGGGCGCTTTCTACTTCAAACGGGCCAATGCGGTATCTTTCAAATGGAGGAAAGGGGTTTTAGTTGTATGGGTAACACAAAAACGTAACTTCACATCTGAATCATCTGTGCTGTTCAAGTTTAATGGTTTATTGTTAATCAGTCTTAAATTACCCGGCAGAATTAATGACATCATCAGCTCTTCCAACAAACCAGAAGTATCCATCCTCATCCACAATCCCCCGGTCTCCAGTGACATAAAAATCCCCACGTATTGTTGCCTCTGTTTTCTCTGGATCATCCTAGGAAATATGAAATTGCATTTTACATGAAAACTAcctgaaaaatacaggaaattgcATTCTAACATATTTAGTATGTAAGTTAGGGTACagccaaataataaaaaattacaggtTTTTGAGATGGGTCCACGCTGGTCATGTGCATCAGATTCAAGTGGGACATTAATAATAGAGAATTATTAATTCACTATTACTAAGCTACTAAATTAGATACAAAATTCATaaattgcaataaataaatcaagtttCACTACTCATGACTGACTTAAAATTTCAATCATAATATGCCCCATGGCTTTAGGAACCACTGAAGGTTACAAAAAATATGTAGGCTCATGGAACCGAGATTTTGCTTTGAGGTGATTACCctttaatgattttttcctttgtctttctaGCATTTCCTATCCTGAGGTATTTTTTTCACCCTCAGAAAAGTTTTGGCTCAGCACAGCGCAATTAATAAAGCACTCCTTCTACAGCAAGACTTTTTCTAGGCAGCGTGTGTGATGTTCCTTTCCCACATGCCCAGTGCTGCTCAGAAGACCTGACTGTACGCTGTACTATCCATAAAATCGAGTAAGGTTTCTATGCATTTGTTCCACTGGTTGTTGGACTGAAAATTCAAAccaatgtggaaaaaaaaaacccctgaaaaaatgttgctgtgCATGGAAACACTCCACAAAGCTCAAATCTGGAGGGAAGAGATTTGAGCAGTGTCCTGCTTCTCAGAGGGGGGCTCTAGCCCTTAGGCCAAGGAGTATTTTGGGATTGGGGGGGGAGGTGTCTGTcaaacatttccctttttattaaGGAAGTAACAATCAAAATAAAGTGGATTTTAACTTGCTAGGCAGGACAATCTCATTGAACACATAATTATTTGTATAAGTAAAGTAGACCAAGCacctgcaggaagaaaatggaaatcccTGTTTGCTCCCCACAGGTTTTCAGATCGGTAAGCAGAGTATAAGAAGTAAATTAAAAGGGGCATCAGATTCTTTGTGACAGAGATTTAACAGGATATCTACTTTAACTGTAGAAATATTCTTACAGCATagcaagtaaaaagaaaaggcgATCTCGTAGGTTTTACTCTGATGGCAATATCACCTTCTTTTCCAGGAGGCAGAATATTACTGTTTTCATCtataatctaaaaataaacaaaacgCAGTCTTATTATCTTGGatgcaaactgaaaagcattACGTTAAGATTATAGAATCTTGGtgcacatttaaaatacttaatcaaaggggtttttttaattgggaaatGATTTGGAGCAGTAGGAGGTCTTACTCTGACAACTGAAGTGTAAGATCTTTACTAATCCACTGTACTTTGTGCTACGTCTTATCTGAGGAATGCCAAGCACTATGTAAACACGTAATGACATCAGTAAGACCCCAGGGAGGATCGTAAGTTACGGGGTGGGAAAACTTATGATCTGAAAGAAAGATGCTAAAAATCTTGACCTGTAGTGCAAATTGATCTGGTGCCTCAGCAATTTTGTTATCACCAGGAAACAACATTCACTCCCACTCTTCCTTAACTcagcaatttaatttctgtcattGCCTTAACGTTTGATAGCTAACTGTCTGTTAGCAGTGGGATGTCATCTATGTTGGTGAGGATGGTGCAACAGGGAAGTCCGATTGCTTATTCTGCATGCTCAGTTTAGGGCTCTACCAtgcatttcttccctctctcattTGCTGCTGAAGGATGGTACATGGTACAACTCCAGCTGGGAGCTTCGAACCTCTGTAGTGGAAAGTGATCatgcaagagagagaaagattgAGTCACCAGAGATACAATACCTTGACATCATAGCCTGGAGACGGCTTTCCCATAGAGCCAGGTTTGATTTTCATTCCCCTAAAATTTCCACAGATCAGCACCTGTAACAAGTgttgttgggttggggtttttttttaattggtttggttttaaattaaactgtgGATTGCATATTCAATCTTTAGCTTAGGTTTTAAAATACTCAGCTAATATTGTGTATTTCTATAAGAAATACTAATTGACTTCATTATAATCATATATCCAATGATTAAACATCTAGAAATAAATATCCAATGATTAACC
This genomic interval carries:
- the ERI2 gene encoding ERI1 exoribonuclease 2 isoform X2; the protein is MATKRLARQLGLARSSGRGRSSGRAAAGQRFAYLIVVDFEATCWRDARRRGPEIIEFPAVLLNTSTGEIESEFHTYVQPQEHPLLSEFCRELTGITQNQVDEGVPLNICLSQFLKWIQKIQKEKKIIFSSDIPSLAASEAKLCTFVTWTDWDLGVCLQYECKRKQLRKPDILNSWIDLKATYRAFYNRKPKGLSGALQDLGIAFAGREHSGLDDSRNTARLAWRLICDGCVLKVTKSLDKAHPKNNLISRTPTINFIDKTPLGSNSRPETSRDGTCETNSLAEESQNVIAGIKINSNVQTEEQQTTCVDSSADIRLVPRSSSRTKLCAQAQSSSTASPDGFPLPLAQAQQSPSTVSAGIRQVLGKGHPPSIARCGPPACGSGLVLVSTTISSVNISSEDISTTSDCLSLLTDWEDVALIPESQYQQNSACVKDDSNTDILTEFEEKPISKQLAVMSSDNHSMGRTVIPVEPVKSIVYKSPDTTVYNVGTVQRQTSNFSAFKSPSAKVNAISAQPALTGNYSTPLEIPKRKPTSPKMFPPAKKQSFAIYEEKTASFDHSLPVRSSSLPKVSPAILNSTLDLNQSVRAVKNGKPTPPLCNCGRRAKKLHVSNGGPNHGKGFFCCPVGKHEGNKKGCSYFKWEHALLKEKSNGLTLNADALTSLGTYASNLGNSSNKKHLSLRPSMRT
- the ERI2 gene encoding ERI1 exoribonuclease 2 isoform X3; the protein is MATKRLARQLGLARSSGRGRSSGRAAAGQRFAYLIVVDFEATCWRDARRRGPEIIEFPAVLLNTSTGEIESEFHTYVQPQEHPLLSEFCRELTGITQAFYNRKPKGLSGALQDLGIAFAGREHSGLDDSRNTARLAWRLICDGCVLKVTKSLDKAHPKNNLISRTPTINFIDKTPLGSNSRPETSRDGTCETNSLAEESQNVIAGIKINSNVQTEEQQTTCVDSSADIRLVPRSSSRTKLCAQAQSSSTASPDGFPLPLAQAQQSPSTVSAGIRQVLGKGHPPSIARCGPPACGSGLVLVSTTISSVNISSEDISTTSDCLSLLTDWEDVALIPESQYQQNSACVKDDSNTDILTEFEEKPISKQLAVMSSDNHSMGRTVIPVEPVKSIVYKSPDTTVYNVGTVQRQTSNFSAFKSPSAKVNAISAQPALTGNYSTPLEIPKRKPTSPKMFPPAKKQSFAIYEEKTASFDHSLPVRSSSLPKVSPAILNSTLDLNQSVRAVKNGKPTPPLCNCGRRAKKLHVSNGGPNHGKGFFCCPVGKHEGNKKGCSYFKWEHALLKEKSNGLTLNADALTSLGTYASNLGNSSNKKHLSLRPSMRT
- the ERI2 gene encoding ERI1 exoribonuclease 2 isoform X1 encodes the protein MATKRLARQLGLARSSGRGRSSGRAAAGQRFAYLIVVDFEATCWRDARRRGPEIIEFPAVLLNTSTGEIESEFHTYVQPQEHPLLSEFCRELTGITQNQVDEGVPLNICLSQFLKWIQKIQKEKKIIFSSDIPSLAASEAKLCTFVTWTDWDLGVCLQYECKRKQLRKPDILNSWIDLKATYRKTVITICLEAFYNRKPKGLSGALQDLGIAFAGREHSGLDDSRNTARLAWRLICDGCVLKVTKSLDKAHPKNNLISRTPTINFIDKTPLGSNSRPETSRDGTCETNSLAEESQNVIAGIKINSNVQTEEQQTTCVDSSADIRLVPRSSSRTKLCAQAQSSSTASPDGFPLPLAQAQQSPSTVSAGIRQVLGKGHPPSIARCGPPACGSGLVLVSTTISSVNISSEDISTTSDCLSLLTDWEDVALIPESQYQQNSACVKDDSNTDILTEFEEKPISKQLAVMSSDNHSMGRTVIPVEPVKSIVYKSPDTTVYNVGTVQRQTSNFSAFKSPSAKVNAISAQPALTGNYSTPLEIPKRKPTSPKMFPPAKKQSFAIYEEKTASFDHSLPVRSSSLPKVSPAILNSTLDLNQSVRAVKNGKPTPPLCNCGRRAKKLHVSNGGPNHGKGFFCCPVGKHEGNKKGCSYFKWEHALLKEKSNGLTLNADALTSLGTYASNLGNSSNKKHLSLRPSMRT